A region of the Neomicrococcus lactis genome:
CACGATCCCGCCATTCTCAGTACTTGAAGCTGGCGAGGCCGAGGACGCTGAGTCGACGAAGTACACCGTGGAAGTTGGCGGAAAGCGCATCGAGGTGCTCTTGCCGGCTGCGCTCACTTCTGGTGTATCCATGAGCTCACGCAACAGCACCTCCAAGCCCGCCAAGAAGCGCAACTTCGGTGGACGCCGCGGAGGTGCCTCGTCTGGCGCTTCTGGCGACGATTTGAAGTCCCCTATGCAGGGAACCATCGTCAAGGTAGCCGTCAAGGACGGGGACACCGTCAAGGAAGGAGATCTGGTGCTGGTCCTTGAAGCTATGAAGATGGAGCAGCCATTGTCCGCTCACAAGGACGGTGTGGTGTCCGGCCTCGACGCGACTGTGGGATCCACCGTGAGCGCTGGAACGACGTTGGCGGTTATTCGCTAGTTCGAACGAATCTTGGCCTTCAGCGGCTCAAGAACTCGATACTTCGCGATTCCCTGAAGAGCGCCAACGTTGCCGCCCAGAATGCGGATGGCTCGCAGTCGTTGCGCCGATTTTTCCGGCCGCGGATCGAGTCCCTGAGGCAAGTACTTAGCGATTTCCGTCAGCGAGTACTTGACGCTTGGTCCGCTCATGCTCGTCCCCTTGTATTGGGTCCAGAGAAAGACACGCGCGTACTGTTGAATTCTCTGTTGCCTAAAAATACCCCGTCCGCCCTGACGCAACCGGTATTGCACTAGGGCGCGCGGTGCCGAAACTACTCGAACACCACTGAGCTGTACGCGCCATGAAAAATCCGTTTCCTCTGATCCGCCAGGGAAGTCTGGATTCATACCGCCAACACTGAAATAAGTGCTCTTTAGCGCTCCGAAGTTATTTCCCGCTACGGTTGGCAAGTAATTCGCGAAAGGGGCAGGTTTCCAATCAATCCGAGGAGTTTCATCCGTGAGCTGAGGGTCTTCCGGGACATCGTATGCCGCAAGCAGGTCTCGGCTATTAAATCGATCATGCCTTAACGCACCGGTGACCAACGCCCCGCCAGAATTCTCAACGGCATGACTCAATTCTGCGACCCAATTTTCATCCACGATGTCGTCTGAATCGCAAAAGAGAAGGATTTCCGCAGTCGAGGCTGCCGCTCCGACATTCCGTGCGTAGGAGGCACCTGGCTTTGCTGAAGAGTCGACGAACCTCAGTTTGA
Encoded here:
- a CDS encoding glycosyltransferase family 2 protein, which translates into the protein MVEISVIIPARNVASVLPEQLEALATQKNAPVFDVVVSDNGSIDNTLQCANYRHWPFKLRFVDSSAKPGASYARNVGAAASTAEILLFCDSDDIVDENWVAELSHAVENSGGALVTGALRHDRFNSRDLLAAYDVPEDPQLTDETPRIDWKPAPFANYLPTVAGNNFGALKSTYFSVGGMNPDFPGGSEETDFSWRVQLSGVRVVSAPRALVQYRLRQGGRGIFRQQRIQQYARVFLWTQYKGTSMSGPSVKYSLTEIAKYLPQGLDPRPEKSAQRLRAIRILGGNVGALQGIAKYRVLEPLKAKIRSN